In the Flavisolibacter tropicus genome, one interval contains:
- a CDS encoding PliI family lysozyme inhibitor of I-type lysozyme: protein MFTKAKYYLGCGIVSVMISCNSHSSASNEESKDERSAKITDTTSTQQTITTPAATEPVKDDTARTHDFQKTLYFMNTSFNVTATGKGSLQYLTIQPHGLSHNKMITIENVEPVVNAEVADLNNDGYAELLIYTQSAGSGSYGNVYAYSVNNGQSLSAVQFPKVVSNGDMRKQYGGHDQFSIVNNRLVQRFPLYNPADHNSRPTGRQRTITYKLINGEASRRFVIDKISEE from the coding sequence ATGTTTACTAAAGCAAAATATTATTTAGGGTGCGGAATAGTGAGTGTGATGATCAGTTGTAACAGCCATTCCTCGGCCAGTAATGAAGAGTCTAAAGATGAGCGTTCCGCTAAAATAACAGATACAACAAGTACACAACAGACTATAACAACACCCGCAGCTACTGAACCAGTAAAGGACGACACAGCACGTACACATGATTTTCAGAAAACCCTTTACTTCATGAACACGTCCTTTAACGTAACGGCTACAGGTAAAGGCTCACTGCAGTACCTCACCATTCAGCCACATGGCTTGTCACACAATAAGATGATCACAATAGAAAATGTGGAACCTGTTGTTAATGCAGAGGTAGCGGACCTGAATAATGATGGTTATGCCGAATTATTGATCTATACCCAGTCGGCAGGCAGTGGCAGTTATGGAAATGTCTATGCTTATTCTGTAAACAATGGGCAATCACTCAGTGCGGTACAATTTCCAAAAGTGGTTAGCAATGGCGATATGCGAAAGCAATACGGTGGGCACGACCAATTTTCTATTGTTAACAACCGGTTGGTACAACGCTTTCCACTCTACAACCCTGCCGATCACAATAGTAGACCCACCGGCCGGCAGCGAACCATTACTTATAAGCTGATAAATGGCGAAGCATCACGCCGGTTTGTAATAGATAAAATAAGCGAGGAATAG
- a CDS encoding ATP-grasp domain-containing protein → MKQTPILVLEYKHEDWLTANTLYCLGCDKQWEIHFITYRSKSAFRYLPFVKSYHHFDEETHEISFINFVELVTEKTKAAVLVPTNSAAFQFVIRHKEALQSFIQVIPTPQPWAYEIACDKGQLAHFMGNHQIATPLTIIDLNNDLKKQLDGFPFPVLLKPRIGAGGKGVGGELPITVFANKDELMACIQQPGIIDKYIIQSFVDGYIVGCNVLYKDGKLVAYTIQKGIVKAKSFAPSPGLEFIQNDAAIEVVDSLLSKLQWNGVANIDLIYDVAKQQILILEINARFWQTVGGSTVGAHVNFPSLACLQALNRPIEPVSGQLGRYVPLIAYIKHKLAAKSGVKIDFQWKEIDMRYFFWLLPAKVYRFYRARFQKKVPGLT, encoded by the coding sequence ATGAAGCAGACTCCAATTTTGGTACTAGAGTACAAACATGAAGACTGGCTAACAGCCAATACACTTTACTGTCTTGGATGCGACAAGCAATGGGAGATTCATTTTATCACCTACCGAAGTAAGAGTGCTTTTCGCTACTTGCCATTTGTCAAAAGCTATCACCACTTTGATGAAGAAACACACGAGATCTCATTTATAAACTTTGTCGAACTGGTTACTGAAAAAACAAAAGCCGCTGTACTGGTACCTACCAATTCAGCAGCTTTCCAGTTTGTGATCCGGCATAAAGAAGCCTTGCAATCGTTTATACAAGTGATACCAACGCCCCAGCCTTGGGCTTATGAAATTGCTTGCGACAAGGGACAGCTGGCTCACTTCATGGGCAATCATCAGATTGCTACACCGTTAACCATTATCGATCTTAACAATGACCTGAAGAAACAGCTGGATGGTTTTCCTTTTCCGGTCTTGTTAAAACCCCGAATAGGAGCTGGTGGTAAAGGCGTGGGTGGAGAGCTGCCTATTACGGTGTTCGCCAACAAGGATGAGCTCATGGCCTGTATACAACAGCCTGGCATTATTGATAAGTATATTATTCAAAGCTTTGTTGATGGTTACATTGTAGGTTGTAATGTATTGTACAAAGACGGAAAGCTGGTAGCCTACACCATTCAAAAGGGAATCGTTAAAGCAAAGTCATTTGCGCCTTCACCTGGCTTGGAATTCATACAGAACGATGCCGCTATAGAAGTAGTGGATTCACTATTATCAAAATTGCAATGGAACGGCGTAGCCAATATCGACCTGATCTATGATGTAGCAAAACAGCAGATTCTGATACTGGAAATCAATGCCCGCTTCTGGCAAACAGTAGGCGGCTCTACAGTGGGCGCACACGTCAATTTCCCCTCGTTGGCTTGCCTGCAAGCGTTGAATAGACCTATAGAACCCGTATCGGGCCAATTAGGAAGGTATGTGCCGTTGATTGCCTATATCAAACATAAGCTGGCTGCCAAGTCCGGCGTGAAGATTGATTTTCAATGGAAGGAAATCGATATGCGTTATTTCTTTTGGTTGCTGCCTGCCAAAGTCTATCGTTTTTATAGAGCCCGGTTTCAAAAGAAAGTACCTGGCCTAACATAG
- a CDS encoding ATP-grasp domain-containing protein: MAPKKKPAFTAKTTELTFKNNRKSNASEGTILRKLNSVESIRLGKQSDAYNRTIVKEAPVPVLVVECMHEDWITANTIYCLKRDKQWDIHLVSFNNAKSCFRYLPHLKSYRQFPEENGYEQFLYFLKNVVTETKAQVLVPTNTASCRFVIKYKEELQQFIRLMPVPNQDAYQIAGDKGLLADFMFQHHIPGPLTISDLTDNLEHKLDKFPFPVLLKPKTGSGGKGVAANEPPITLFNDKESLLACVHQHQIADRYVVQSFVEGYEIDCNALYKEGRQVAFCIQKALIKADNYAPSFGLEFIHSAEAIALVDALLSKLKWNGVAHIDLIYDTNRNELQILEINPRFWQTMVGSMMGANINFPSLACSVALDRPLAGVESKIGKYIPIVPYLKYRWKAIKSEKIQFMYKEIDIHNFFAMLPAKIVRSYRSLLLKWFRIGRTEIREKDIMFWCVYLLSDQSYCEW; encoded by the coding sequence ATGGCGCCCAAAAAGAAGCCAGCTTTTACAGCTAAAACAACTGAGCTAACCTTTAAGAATAACCGCAAATCAAATGCAAGTGAAGGGACAATTCTAAGAAAGCTAAACAGCGTTGAATCCATAAGACTTGGCAAACAATCAGATGCATATAACAGAACCATTGTAAAAGAAGCGCCTGTACCTGTACTGGTGGTGGAGTGTATGCACGAGGATTGGATTACCGCTAATACAATATATTGTCTGAAGCGCGATAAACAGTGGGATATCCACCTCGTGTCGTTTAATAATGCAAAAAGCTGTTTTCGCTATTTGCCGCATTTGAAAAGCTACAGGCAGTTTCCAGAAGAAAACGGATATGAGCAATTTCTGTATTTTTTAAAGAATGTGGTCACAGAAACGAAGGCCCAGGTACTAGTGCCAACCAATACTGCAAGCTGCCGGTTCGTAATTAAGTATAAAGAAGAACTGCAACAATTTATCAGGCTAATGCCGGTGCCGAACCAAGATGCTTATCAAATAGCAGGTGATAAAGGACTGCTGGCTGATTTTATGTTTCAACACCATATACCGGGGCCGCTTACTATAAGTGATTTGACAGATAACCTGGAACATAAGTTGGACAAGTTTCCTTTTCCGGTTTTGCTCAAACCCAAGACAGGCTCTGGAGGAAAAGGAGTGGCAGCAAACGAACCGCCCATTACGCTTTTTAATGATAAAGAATCACTTCTGGCCTGTGTTCATCAGCATCAGATTGCCGACCGATATGTAGTTCAAAGCTTTGTTGAGGGTTATGAAATAGACTGTAATGCGCTTTATAAAGAAGGGCGCCAGGTGGCTTTCTGTATTCAAAAAGCGCTTATTAAGGCCGATAACTATGCGCCATCATTTGGGTTGGAGTTTATTCACTCTGCAGAAGCAATAGCTCTTGTAGATGCGCTGCTCTCCAAGTTGAAATGGAATGGCGTGGCACATATAGACCTGATCTATGACACCAATAGGAATGAGTTGCAAATACTGGAGATCAACCCGCGGTTCTGGCAAACCATGGTAGGCTCTATGATGGGAGCAAACATCAATTTCCCCTCGCTGGCCTGTAGCGTGGCTCTTGATAGACCCCTAGCGGGAGTGGAAAGTAAAATAGGAAAGTATATTCCCATTGTACCTTATCTGAAATATAGATGGAAGGCAATAAAGAGCGAAAAGATTCAGTTTATGTATAAGGAGATAGACATACATAACTTCTTTGCTATGCTGCCTGCCAAAATAGTTCGTTCATATAGAAGCCTTCTTCTAAAATGGTTCAGAATAGGAAGAACTGAAATTAGAGAAAAGGATATAATGTTTTGGTGTGTCTATTTACTTTCTGATCAAAGCTATTGCGAATGGTAA
- a CDS encoding TPM domain-containing protein, with protein MLTTRLLLTGYISTFRLCLAAILCLFFSLAATAQVPDPLPDTYVNDHTQLLTPAQIKDLNEQLYQVEQKTSIQVAILLINELPENMAIEDFARKVGNQWKVGNNYNGVVYVAVLGARRQRLEIARNLEGQIPDATAAAIIDQLVPYLRQQDYYQALATLIAQINYHLGTTEQPITDTVSQNYLSAYEEDIYDAERKERIAFEKEKAKYDHYGNIAIGFIIAGAVGFCIWAWWYKKRYVRKNTVNGVYIGIGSSYYTSLYGTNDSSRSSGGGSSGFGGWGGGGGGGGFSGGGASGSW; from the coding sequence ATGCTAACAACCCGACTACTGCTTACTGGCTACATTTCAACTTTTCGGTTATGCCTTGCTGCTATACTCTGCCTTTTCTTCAGTTTGGCCGCCACTGCACAGGTACCTGACCCGCTGCCTGATACCTATGTAAATGATCATACCCAACTCCTCACACCAGCTCAAATAAAAGACTTAAATGAGCAACTATATCAAGTAGAACAGAAAACCTCCATACAGGTAGCCATATTGCTTATCAACGAGTTGCCAGAGAATATGGCCATTGAAGATTTTGCACGCAAGGTAGGTAATCAATGGAAGGTAGGTAATAACTATAATGGGGTAGTGTATGTGGCAGTACTAGGTGCACGTCGGCAAAGACTGGAAATTGCCCGGAACTTGGAAGGACAAATTCCTGATGCAACAGCAGCAGCCATCATTGATCAACTGGTGCCTTATTTGCGTCAGCAGGATTATTATCAAGCCTTAGCTACCTTGATTGCCCAAATAAATTACCATCTTGGTACAACGGAACAACCAATAACAGATACAGTCAGTCAAAATTATTTATCCGCCTATGAAGAAGATATTTACGATGCCGAGCGAAAAGAGCGGATTGCGTTTGAGAAAGAAAAAGCCAAATACGATCATTATGGCAATATCGCTATAGGGTTTATTATTGCAGGTGCTGTTGGCTTTTGCATCTGGGCCTGGTGGTACAAGAAACGATATGTGAGAAAGAATACCGTGAATGGTGTATATATCGGAATCGGTAGTAGTTATTATACAAGTCTTTACGGCACTAATGATAGCTCTCGCTCCTCTGGTGGTGGCTCCTCCGGCTTTGGTGGTTGGGGCGGTGGAGGTGGCGGTGGCGGCTTCTCCGGCGGTGGCGCATCTGGCAGTTGGTAA